A portion of the Melitaea cinxia chromosome 1, ilMelCinx1.1, whole genome shotgun sequence genome contains these proteins:
- the LOC123656880 gene encoding metallophosphoesterase 1: protein MRRITKKILFFFLGLLLIGFYCEYIIYYVVILQCYWPTIETSHGSNEILQAFILSDTHLLGPYRGHWLDKWRREWQMHRAFQTIISLHKPDVVFILGDLFDEGEWTDNKQFKEYVSRFHRLFSVPNSIKMFVVVGNHDIGFHNRIRRGFAERFSKLLKAPSIQHLVLKNNHFVLINSMALEGDSCNLCTEARRQIENVSEKLFRCAHNPVHCVDDNSTFNYSQPILMQHFPLYRVSDAICTDPDAPPLPEKNKLFRLKIDALSKEATNYLVRKIKPRAVFGGHTHHGCLVEHSYKEPDAKFLEYSVPSFSWRNRPNPKYMLATIAPDVYAVQKCGLPRESTIALTAIIMISILVGCLLTTRSLGRDYF, encoded by the exons ATGCgaagaattacaaaaaaaatattattcttttttctaGGACTACTATTAATTGGTTTCTATtgtgaatatattatttattatgtagttATTTTACAG TGTTACTGGCCTACGATTGAAACGAGTCACGGTAGTAATGAAATTTTACAAGCGTTTATTCTGTCAGATACTCATTTGCTCGGACCTTACCGAGGTCACTGGTTAGATAAATGGAGAAGAGAATGGCAGATGCACCGTGCGTTTCAAACAATAATAAGCTTACACAAACCCGATGTTGTCTTTATTTTAG GAGATCTCTTTGATGAAGGAGAATGGACTGATAATAAGCAATTTAAAGAATATGTATCTAGATTTCATAGGTTATTTTCAGTGCCTAATAGTATTAAGATGTTTGTTGTTGTTGGAAATCATGATATAGGATTTCATAATag aaTAAGAAGAGGTTTTGCTGAAAGATTTTCTAAGCTTTTAAAAGCACCTTCTATTCAACATTTAGTGTTAAAGAATAaccattttgtattaataaattcaatGGCTCTAGAGGGGGATTCGTGTAATTTGTGTACAGAAGCTAGAAGacaaattgaaaatgtatcag AGAAACTATTTAGATGTGCACACAATCCAGTTCATTGCGTTGATGATAATTCTACATTTAATTACAGCCAGCCTATATTGATGcag CACTTTCCCCTCTATAGGGTATCCGATGCAATTTGCACAGATCCTGATGCTCCACCATTACCAGAGAAAAATAAGTTGTTTAGATTAAAAATTGATGCTTTATCCAAAGAAGCAACAAATTATCTAGTAAGAAAAATTAAGCCAAGGGCAGTATTTGGTGGACACACGCACCATGGGTGTCTAGTTGAACATTCTTATAAAGAGCCTGATGCCAAGTTTTTGGAATATTCTGTACCATCTTTTTCATGGAGAAACAGACCAAATCCAAAATATATGCTG gCAACAATTGCACCTGATGTATATGCTGTACAAAAATGTGGACTTCCTAGAGAGTCAACCATAGCTCTCACTGCCATAATTATGATAAGTATCCTAGTTGGATGTTTATTGACAACAAGATCATTGGGAAGggattatttttga
- the LOC123669608 gene encoding ras GTPase-activating-like protein IQGAP1, whose protein sequence is MGKDTKEILIGKIDDCDDDVRKTGQEMDAIRQRTIAYEYLCRLEEAKTWMESCLREELPPAVEFEENLRNGVYLAKLGHFIAPDLLPLNKIYDIDQRRYKVMGLQFKHTDNINKFLQVLKQTELPVTFQPETTDIYDNKNMPKVIYCLHALSSHLFKLGKAPLIHDIFGKAVFTEEQLDSVSKDLQKCKHPLPMFQKISGLLSHNNSAVNNNNVATNYALMELNHLLDSEKSITSALLHPDLKLKYVQNCLIDVYKKVLKAAKHEKIQVAHNHSLNDSYVPDEYDDILTLVEIQGHITATNYKYLWKSLCAACKSNDINKLHKIFNENWVRVKNYNVNNLDFYCDVVKDIIESCKDIDVESITNWHKIFQNIINDGNNKSFEHTEHKRAIANVNKALDEGTADDLYRALTSPQLGLSFKIDRYAAPLLLEEMRLEKCELDKNLNESEIAASALYLNAIASVSEAVERGDETAVWNALNSRHIQLERLKPHCRRRYLSALIAALQVKVREQCECPLLTLEDIKDTIDMVNMKDDDNDELVEAIDNINKAVCEEDIDTLIALLKSSCLKLPLSLHKEEYHLYMRTLKRRLLQNEQQNLWFDDIKNAISEVNQESVKVKEFTDAIVQLNLATLKNDVNEFWNALTSRHLTKSEYVESSCRDVYFQMFSKALKKKGHNICPWIVCHTDAGNTVYIDVESYSYSWTTPKDFVPYARYLTKKDVNAIIDKTNKHHINTYRQKLLDKSFTRFQAHCRGFLVRQCCKRLIFFRDHSEYVVKIQAWWRRIMIQRKYGTLIRMKVIEAKLKRERKQNPWVWYKAQEHKIIKIQALWRGRRTRNAFISLFHSPNPPLGVVKKFIPLLDFSTEDYNREIELQTLKSEVVQSIRKNQELSKQIDDMDLKIGLLVQNRIALQEVAVHGLKLNNLVKHNTTTKLVINQDNKGPLMMVSTAVKGLKSLTKESKKLLDGYQHLFYELQTNPTYLSKLLFCIPQNKTNSFLQNVVLSLYNFGAYARDEYLLLKLFRFTLEEEISCKIVKPFDIIASTPLVLKMAVSLSRQLSGLNNLQTIIGPLVEKIIKDKDLNIETGPIEIYKAWRNETEMKTGQISKLPYSVTQEEALTYTEVKSRLDKALTQLKTVVVMFLDKITSSTDLLPFCITYMARVLHRSLTSKFPSTPEKDILKVVGNLVYYQFFNAAIVAPDAFHIINLPSGAGLTTDQRKNLASVAKILHFAASKKGFGEESSHLRCLNAFIVECHEKMKELFRHCCRGPTLEEYFSVDEYTEATLLHHPHIYITVQEIVDTHALLVEYQDVIAPDPNARLNELLDDLGEVPTVAQLASRDVPSQMDSEENARLEVCLALVNKFQAPADDLTDLNKLFIKTKELCVAVIPFLNGEHLLEALCIGTTREQQEQYSEKLKKRIYSGQVRSDDATTLREHIAKLRRNLQMLEDEGYVTREDGYQALVTSIALDLCNKGRYRQAQRRALATLTRTKRSLCEKTKYYEEKCKSYDQYIKSCLANLHAGKRSVHASLRRSGKDMKKLKSKLTVKYSASKLLERGVLLEIDGLSTSQFKNVQFEITPTDHNGVFTVKGKFMGVEMESIDIDIQDLLQKQYEGCTIMDMFGKAKINVNLLIFLLNSKFYGKS, encoded by the exons ATGGGAAAGGATACAAAAGAAATACTAATTGGGAAGATTGACGACT GTGACGATGATGTTCGTAAAACCGGTCAGGAAATGGATGCAATCCGACAAAGAACTATAGCATACGAGTATCTTTGTCGCTTAGAAGAGGCGAAAACTTGGATGGAATCATGTCTCCGAGAGGAACTTCCACCTGCTGTTGAATTCGAAGAAAATTTGCGGAATGGCGTTTATCTAGCTAAACTTGGACATTTCATAGCACCTGATCTTCTTCCTTTGaacaaaatatatgatattgaCCAAAGACGCTACAAA gtaatgGGTTTGCAGTTCAAACATACAGATAACATAAACAAGTTTTTACAAGTCTTAAAACAAACTGAACTACCtgtg acATTTCAACCTGAAACAACAGATATTTATGACAATAAAAATATGCCAAAAGTAATTTATTGTCTCCATGCTCTAAGCTCCCATTTGTTTAAGCTTGGTAAAGCTCCCTTAATTCATGATATATTTGGTAAAGCTGTTTTTACTG aggAACAGTTAGATTCTGTGTCTAAAGACTTACAAAAGTGTAAGCACCCACTGCCAATGTTCCAAAAGATAAGTGGTTTGTTATCACACAATAACAGTGctgtgaataataataatgtagctACAAACTATGCTCTTATGGAACTAAATCATCTCCTTGACTCTGAAAAATCTATAACTTCAGCTTTGTTACACCccgatttgaaattaaaatatgtgcAAAATTGCCTAATAGATGTGTATAAAAAAGTCCTCAAAGCAGCAAAGCACGAAAAAATTCAAGTTGCTCACAATCACTCCTTGAATGATAGCTATGTACCGGATGAATACGATGACATACTTACCCTAGTTGAAATTCAAGGTCATATCACTGCTACAAATTACAAATACTTATGGAAATCATTATGTGCTGCATGTAAGAGTAATGATATAAATAAGctacacaaaatatttaacgAGAACTGGGTAAgggtaaaaaattacaatgtcaACAATTTGGATTTCTATTGTGACGTGGTTAAAGATATAATTGAAAGCTGCAAAGATATTGATGTAGAGAGTATCACAAACTGGCATaagatatttcaaaatataatcaatGACGGTAACAATAAATCTTTTGAGCATACAGAACATAAAAGAGCCATTGCGAATGTTAACAAAGCATTGGATGAAGGTACAGCTGACGATCTGTATAGAGCTTTGACAAGCCCACAACTTGGGCTGAGTTTTAAAATAGACAGATACGCTGCACCACTTTTGTTAGAAGAAATGAGACTTGAGAAATGTGAAttagataaaaatttgaatgAGAGTGAAATTGCTGCATCGGCTTTATATTTGAATGCAATTGCCTCTGTGTCTGAAGCAGTAGAGAGAGGTGATGAAACAGCCGTTTGGAATGCTCTTAACTCCAGACACATACAGTTAGAAAGACTCAAACCACACTGTCGTCGACGGTATCTTTCTGCACTAATAGCTGCCCTACAAGTAAAAGTAAGAGAACAGTGTGAGTGCCCCTTACTGACACTTGAAGACATTAAAGACACAATAGATATGGTGAACATGAAGGATGACGATAATGATGAAT TGGTAGAAGCTATTGACAATATTAACAAGGCTGTTTGTGAGGAAGATATAGACACGCTGATAGCATTACTTAAGAGTTCATGTCTAAAGTTACCTCTATCACTACATAAGGAAGAGTATCATTTATACATGAGAACTTTAAAAAGACGTTTACTACAGAATGAACAACAAAATCTTTGGtttgatgatattaaaaatgcaatAAGTGAAGTCAATCAGGAATCAGTAAAAGTTAAGGAATTTACTGACGCAATCGTTCAGCTTAATTTGGCCACATTAAAGAATGATGTAAATGAATTTTGGAACGCTCTTACTTCCAGACATCTGACTAAGTCAGAATATGTAGAAAGTTCATGCAGAGATGTATACTTTCAAATGTTTTCAAAGGCCCTTAAGAAGAAGGGTCATAATATCTGTCCCTGGATTGTGTGTCACACGGATGCAGGAAATACAGTATATATTGACGTGGAATCATATAGCTACAGTTGGACTACCCCTAAAGACTTTGTTCCGTATGCACGCTATTTAACTAAGAAAGACGTTAATGCAATTATTGATAAAACCAATAAGCATCACATTAATACATACAGACAGAAACTCTTGGACAAATCATTTACAAGATTTCAAGCTCATTGTAGAGGGTTTTTAGTAAGGCAATGTTGTAAAAGGTTGATATTTTTTAGAGATCATTCTGAGTATGTAGTTAAGATACAAGCATGGTGGAGGCGAATAATGATTCAAAGGAAATATGGAACTTTGATAAGAATGAAAGTGATTGAAGCAAAGCTAAAAAGGGAGAGAAAACAAAATCCATGGGTGTGGTACAAGGCTCAG GAGCATAAGATTATTAAGATCCAGGCCTTATGGCGAGGTCGGCGTACAAGAAATGCTTTTATTTCACTGTTTCACTCACCCAATCCTCCATTAGGAGTTGTAAAAAAATTCATTCCTCTGTTAGATTTCTCTACTGAAGACTATAATCGAGAAATTGAATTGCAAACTTTGAAATCTGAAGTTGTACAATCTATACGAAAAAATCAAGAGCTCTCAAAGCAAATAGACGATATGGATCTAAAGATAGGATTACTGGTACAAAATAGAATAGCTCTACAAGAGGTTGCCGTGCATGGCTTAAAACTAAACAATTTGGTTAAGCACAACACGACAACTAAACTGGTTATTAACCAAGACAACAAAGGACCACTGATGATGGTCTCTACAGCTGTAAAAGGCCTAAAATCTCTGACGAaggagagtaagaagctgttggatggttaccaACATTTGTTCTATGAACTGCAAACCAATCCCACATATTTGTCAAAACTCTTATTTTGCATACCCCAAAACAAAACCAACTCTTTCTTACAAAATGTCGTATTGAGTCTTTATAATTTTGGGGCATATGCAAGGGATGAATATCTATTATTAAAGCTCTTTAGATTTACACTGGAAGAAGAGATAAGTTGCAAAATCGTTAAACCGTTTGATATTATAGCTTCTACACCTTTAGTATTGAAAATGGCTGTAAGTCTCTCCAGACAGTTATCGGGTTTGAACAATCTTCAGACGATTATAGGACCACTCGTCGAAAAGATAATAAAGGATAAGGACTTAAATATCGAAACAGGTCCAATCGAAATCTATAAGGCTTGGCGAAATGAAACTGAAATGAAAACAGGACAGATTTC GAAATTACCGTATTCTGTCACCCAAGAAGAAGCATTGACCTACACCGAAGTAAAATCACGATTGGATAAAGCTCTTACTCAACTGAAGACAGTCGTAGTAATGTTCCTGGATAAAATAACGTCTTCGACTGATTTGCTGCCTTTCTGTATTACGTACATGGCACGTGTTTTACACCGTTCTTTGACGTCGAAATTTCCCAGTACACCTGAGAAAGATATACTAAAG GTAGTCGGCAATTTGGTGTATTACCAGTTCTTCAACGCTGCTATAGTAGCACCTGACGcttttcatattataaatttgCCAAGTGGTGCGGGTTTAACTACCGATCAAAGGAAAAATTTGGCTTCCGTCGCAAAAATACTTCATTTTGCAGCTTCAAAGAAAGGA tttGGTGAGGAGTCCAGTCACCTACGGTGTTTAAACGCGTTTATAGTGGAGTGTCACGAAAAGATGAAGGAACTATTTCGACATTGCTGTCGTGGACCGACCCTCGAAGAATACTTTTCTGTGGACGAATACACCGAGGCCACTCTTCTACACCACCCGCATATATACATTACTGTCcaa GAAATCGTAGACACGCACGCTCTGCTTGTCGAATATCAAGATGTAATCGCACCGGACCCTAACGCACGCCTCAATGAGCTTTTGGATGATTTAGGCGAAGTACCTACAGTTGCCCAACTAGCTTCCCGAGACGTACCATCA CAAATGGACTCGGAAGAAAATGCAAGGTTAGAAGTATGCCTTGCACTTGTAAATAAATTCCAAGCTCCAGCTGATGATTTGACtgatttaaataaactatttattaaaacaaaggaACTATGTGTTGCTGTCATTCCATTTTTAAATG GCGAACATCTTCTAGAAGCGCTATGTATCGGAACAACAAGAGAACAGCAAGAACAGTACAGTGAGAAACTAAAGAAACGTATTTATTCCGGGCAAGTTCGTTCAGACGATGCGACAACCTTACGAGAACATATCGCCAAATTACGTCGCAACCTTCAAATGTTAGAGGATGAGGGTTACGTAACCCGTGAAGATGGATATCAAGCACTAGTTACGTCTATAGCCCTTGATTTATGTAACAAAGGCAGATACAGACAAGCCCAGAGAAGAGCTCTAGCTACTCTAACAAGGACTAAACGCAGTCTGTGTGAAAAGACAAAGTATTATGAGGAGAAATGCAAATCATATGATCAATACATTAAGTCCTGTCTGGCTAATCTTCATGCTGGTAAAAG aagTGTTCATGCCAGCTTAAGAAGATCAGGGAAagatatgaaaaaattaaagtcaaaatTAACTGTGAAATACTCTGCCTCGAAACTTTTGGAAAGAGGTGTCCTTTTAGAAATAGATGGACTTTCCACATCACAATTCAAGAATGTACAATTTGAGATTACACCGACCGACCATAATGGAGTATTCACAGTAAAAGGTAAATTTATGGGGGTTGAAATGGAATCCATAGACATAGATATACAAGATCTATTACAGAAACAATATGAAGGCTGTACAATTATGGATATGTTCGGAAAagctaaaattaatgtaaatttattaatattcttgTTAAATAGTAAGTTTTATGGAAAGTCGTAA